The Halobellus sp. MBLA0158 genome has a window encoding:
- a CDS encoding 2-oxoacid:ferredoxin oxidoreductase subunit beta: MSSDVRFTDFKSDKQPTWCPGCGDFGTMNGMMKALANTGNDPDNTFVVAGIGCSGKIGTYMHSYALHGVHGRALPVGTGVKLANPDLEVMVAGGDGDGYSIGAGHFVHAVRRNVDMTYVVMDNRIYGLTKGQASPTSRKDFETSTTPEGPQQPPVNPLALALASGATFIAQSFSTDAQRHAEIVQEAIEHDGFGFVNVFSPCVTFNDVDTYDYFRDNLVDVAEEGHDRTDYDAAKEKILDASKEYQGVIWQSEKSIPYSEKHGVDADMSQIDDGAPEGAMDLVREFY, from the coding sequence ATGAGCTCAGACGTACGTTTCACCGACTTCAAATCGGACAAGCAACCGACGTGGTGTCCCGGCTGCGGCGACTTCGGGACGATGAACGGGATGATGAAAGCGCTCGCGAACACCGGCAACGACCCCGACAACACGTTCGTCGTGGCCGGGATCGGCTGTTCCGGGAAGATCGGGACGTACATGCACTCCTATGCGCTCCACGGCGTCCACGGGCGCGCGCTCCCGGTCGGCACCGGCGTCAAGCTCGCGAACCCCGACCTCGAAGTGATGGTCGCCGGCGGCGACGGCGACGGCTACTCGATCGGCGCGGGCCACTTCGTCCACGCCGTCCGCCGGAACGTCGACATGACCTACGTCGTGATGGACAACCGCATCTACGGCCTCACGAAGGGCCAGGCCTCGCCCACCTCGCGCAAGGACTTCGAGACGTCGACGACGCCCGAGGGGCCCCAGCAGCCCCCGGTCAATCCGCTGGCGCTCGCGCTCGCGTCGGGCGCGACGTTCATCGCGCAGTCGTTCTCGACGGACGCCCAGCGCCACGCCGAGATCGTCCAGGAGGCGATCGAACACGACGGCTTCGGCTTCGTCAACGTCTTCAGTCCCTGTGTCACCTTCAACGACGTCGACACCTACGACTACTTCCGCGACAACCTCGTCGACGTCGCCGAGGAGGGCCACGACCGCACCGACTACGACGCCGCCAAGGAGAAGATCCTCGACGCCAGCAAGGAGTACCAGGGCGTCATCTGGCAGTCGGAGAAGTCGATCCCCTACAGCGAGAAGCACGGCGTCGACGCCGACATGTCCCAGATCGACGACGGCGCCCCCGAGGGCGCGATGGACCTCGTCCGCGAGTTCTACTGA
- a CDS encoding 2-oxoacid:acceptor oxidoreductase subunit alpha, with protein sequence MPADFNWAIGGEAGDGIDSTGKIFAQALSRAGRHVFTSKDFASRIRGGYTAYKVRTAVDPVQSVVDRLDVLIALTPRTIEENLDELHDGSVIIYDGERTTMENVEIPEGMIGLNVPLKRLAEEAGGAIMRNVVALGAACEVADFPIENLDSALEKRFGSKGKALVDNNKEAARKGRDYVADEYDHDFDYELETTDSDYVLLNGDEAIGMGAIAAGCKFYAGYPITPATDVMEYLTGRIEQFGGHVVQAEDELSAINIALGAARAGARSMTATSGPGIDLMAETFGLVATSETPLVVVDVMRSGPSTGMPTKQEQGDLNMMLYGGHGEIPRFVLGPTTISECFWKTVEAFNLAEKYQTPVYIAADLSLAVTEQTFPPETFDMDEVEIERGKVVDEESIEEWQNEKGQFKPHAITDDGVSPRAFPGTAEGAHMSTGLEHDELGRRTEDTEMRVEQVDKRNRKVETAREEENWEPREFGDPDSENLVISWGSNEGAMEEAIEFLEEDRVDVRFLSVPYLFPRPDLTAEVESAENVIVVECNATGQFADVVEHDTLSRVDRLNKYDGVRFKADELADDIKATLQEADQ encoded by the coding sequence ATGCCTGCGGACTTCAACTGGGCCATCGGCGGGGAAGCCGGCGATGGCATCGACTCGACGGGAAAAATCTTCGCCCAGGCACTCTCTCGGGCCGGGCGACACGTGTTCACGTCGAAGGACTTCGCGTCCCGGATCCGTGGCGGCTACACGGCGTACAAGGTTCGAACCGCGGTCGATCCCGTCCAGAGCGTCGTCGACCGGCTCGACGTCCTCATCGCGCTGACCCCGCGCACGATCGAGGAGAACCTCGACGAGCTCCACGACGGCTCCGTCATCATCTACGACGGCGAGCGCACGACGATGGAGAACGTCGAGATCCCCGAGGGGATGATCGGGCTGAACGTCCCCCTCAAGCGCCTCGCCGAGGAGGCCGGCGGCGCGATCATGCGCAACGTCGTCGCGCTCGGCGCCGCCTGCGAGGTCGCGGACTTCCCGATCGAGAACCTCGACAGCGCCTTGGAGAAGCGCTTCGGCTCGAAGGGGAAGGCCCTCGTCGACAACAACAAGGAGGCCGCCCGGAAGGGCCGCGACTACGTCGCCGACGAGTACGACCACGACTTCGACTACGAACTGGAGACGACGGATTCGGACTACGTCCTCCTGAACGGCGACGAGGCCATCGGGATGGGCGCGATCGCCGCCGGCTGTAAGTTCTACGCCGGCTATCCGATCACGCCCGCGACCGACGTGATGGAGTACCTCACCGGCCGGATCGAGCAGTTCGGCGGCCACGTCGTCCAGGCCGAAGACGAGCTCTCGGCGATCAACATCGCGCTCGGCGCGGCGCGCGCCGGCGCCCGCTCGATGACCGCGACCTCCGGGCCCGGGATCGACCTGATGGCCGAGACCTTCGGCCTGGTGGCGACCTCCGAGACGCCGCTCGTCGTCGTCGACGTGATGCGGTCGGGCCCCTCGACGGGGATGCCGACGAAGCAGGAACAGGGCGATCTGAACATGATGCTCTACGGCGGCCACGGCGAGATTCCCCGGTTCGTCCTCGGGCCGACGACCATCTCGGAGTGCTTCTGGAAGACCGTCGAGGCGTTCAACCTCGCCGAGAAGTACCAGACGCCGGTCTACATCGCCGCCGACCTCTCGCTTGCGGTCACAGAACAGACCTTCCCGCCGGAGACGTTCGATATGGACGAGGTCGAGATCGAGCGCGGCAAGGTCGTCGACGAGGAGTCCATCGAGGAGTGGCAAAACGAGAAGGGCCAGTTCAAGCCGCACGCCATCACCGACGACGGCGTCTCCCCGCGGGCGTTCCCCGGCACCGCCGAGGGCGCACATATGTCGACGGGCCTCGAACACGACGAACTCGGCCGCCGGACCGAAGACACCGAGATGCGCGTCGAACAGGTCGACAAGCGCAACCGCAAGGTCGAGACCGCGCGTGAGGAAGAAAACTGGGAGCCGCGGGAGTTCGGCGACCCCGACTCCGAGAACCTCGTGATCTCGTGGGGGTCGAACGAGGGCGCGATGGAGGAGGCGATCGAGTTCCTCGAAGAGGACCGCGTCGACGTCCGGTTCCTCTCGGTGCCGTATCTGTTCCCTCGGCCGGACCTCACAGCGGAGGTCGAGTCCGCGGAGAACGTCATCGTCGTCGAGTGTAACGCCACGGGGCAGTTCGCCGACGTCGTCGAACACGACACGCTCTCGCGGGTCGACCGCCTGAACAAGTACGACGGCGTGCGGTTCAAGGCCGACGAACTCGCAGACGACATCAAAGCGACCCTCCAGGAGGCAGACCAATGA